cttcttggacgatcggcctttgggcttgttaatcttcttggatgatcgaccttcaggcttgttgatcttcttggaggattaatgttcgcacgaggtttccggagaaacttgtttcgtggagttgaattTGAGTTGATGTTGATATTGAGGTTGGtctgatgcgatgtggttcgatctctagtacttgatcctctgattttCTCTCAGTTGGGTAGATgtatgtgcttgacttgaagaagaaaagcaccgaatgttcttgaagtagaagtctggaagagtgtttgtgtcttcaagggtcttttGTCTTCTAGGGGTGGTTAGGTGTGGTTAGCTTCAGAAGTCAAGGAGTCTTCGTAGATAATTCCCTATGAGGTctctggagtatagaattgttaacccctccaaatgaggagagttctctatttatagagttcataggtgggcttgggcttggttaaTCCATGGGCTTGACCTTTGGGccaattagttggactttgacctaaataataatatcaaattgcgCCAAATTAATCCTATCTGATTCAACAgtcatgataaaaccacgtggtgtcatcgaaatttgtcatCAACTTCTATTGGGAcatatgtcaacttctaattgaaCCCAAATTTAaggatttggaatttcgtcattaatttagtaaatgacgtgacaacttgtgattggtctaaaatttttcattcaacagtGGCGATCTCTGATTGGTCCGAAATTTCTCCACCAACCACAACTAAAATATAGAAgctaacatttaaatttaaaatctactAGTTATATTAAGAAGTAAACCCAAGTAATATTTGTAAAAATCAGAATCTTAGttattttatgataaaaaaatcattaaatagaaattaaatatagGAACGACCAGAGGTGAGATTCATATATAGCTGGTTTGATCGTAAATATACAGATATAAAAatcatttctttattattttcttaattgaaaaaagtgatttttgttTGGACTAGTTTGAATGTAAATACACGGATATACTAATGGTATAAATGGAAAGAAACTCTCAACTCTTTCCTCCTAAAGGTAATTTTGCAAGGTCACTTCCAACTAAGGTAATTCTCATTATCATGTAGTTTTTGgctatttttcataattttcctttatttttcaaactaGAAAGGGTTAGAGAAAATTAAAGTATAGTTTGTAGGCGATctacaaatataaatttgaaaataaataatttaatgtaaatagagttaaatttcatattttcaaatgtgTGTTTAGTAATCGATTCAGAATTAGAGTTctgtttaaataatttttcaaaatatgtttaataatatatttataaactataaaattaGTTATAGTTAAATACTAGATATTAGGTTAAtatacattattattaattaatttatgaactcGTATTATGTTAAAAAAgttcataattattattttataatatcatataatttataatatattatataatatataatttagtgTTACAAacataattgatttttttttaaaaaaaaaatacaattgagtttatatttataatatgaaataCTATAAATGTTGACGCTTTAAGctttttctaatataattatgggttttaaatttttaatttcaaaatattattacaTTGCAAACATAAAAAAGTTGTTATCCAAATCTACATTTTTAATAAGAATTTAAACTTGGCATATTTGTGGAATAAATCAAGATTACCTACCAAACAAGCGTTTATATTTTAGTTCTCACTTTTAATCATTTTGGTCTTTTAAAAGGTGTTTGAGCCTCCAATTTCTAATATAATAGCACTCCATGTTCGAAGCTCAATTTATAAGATTTTATGTTTCCAACTATTATAACATAATTAACTACAATATCACTATttcaaatcattttttgttataatgtttactatttgTTATAGTAAACTATTTTGAACTCATCTTCCCTTTCCCTCTATGTTCCAATGCTTACAATTTCTAACCTATACTAAAATAATCCATAATCCAAATACAGAATATTAACCCAGACTAAAATAGTcaacactttaaaaaaaaagactattATAATTCATTGACTATCATAAACCACATATTATAATAACGAACTCAATGCCTCAAACACCCcttagttttgaaaaaatatatttttaaaaggtCTCCATTCTCATGTACTACTTTTATCCTTatcttaaatatttaaatgacatttaataataataataataataataataataatctttcCTCCCACTTACCAATCTCTCTCCTCCCCTTCTCTTACCACTTTCCCtcttcatcttcctctccaattcCAAATCATCCTTTTTCTataaccaaagaaaaaaaaaagaatcgtATGCTCCACCATTGTTCTTGAACAagcattttgaaaaagaaagcaTATTCGTCATCCCTCATAGCCATTTCCTTCGCAAAGATCTTCCTAATTTTCCATCTATACCAACGCCATTACATGTCATCCATGGCAATTCCACTCCATTTCTTTTTGTTAGTCAACCCCATTTGCAATTCATTCCTTTTCTTCCCCTATGAACTATAAATTTTCCACTAATGTAtcattatcttttttctttcagTACAATTGAAGGTAGAGGGTTCAAACTCGCTAACATACTCTTAAGTTAGTTGAGTTATACTTGCTTTTGTTGAAGAAATTGGTACAAAAGGATGGAGACAAACACTTGAAAGAAAAACTTTTATGAAGTACAAAATGGAAACTTTTGAGATACTTATTTAGCTCTCATTTTTCCTCTTGAATTTGGTCTTGACGTTCTAGTTTGGCTTtgctttttttgttatttcttccttttttttccttgctTCTCTTATAAATGCATATACAACTCTTATTTATTAGTTATGAGATTCATGTAACTCAAGCAAGAGGATTGATGGGCTTTTCTAAGATCTAAACTATTCTTGATATTTCTACAAGATTATCCTagttgaaattaaaatctaaaaaaatgcTAGGATATTTCTAGAACATTTCTTGTGAGATACTTATTTACATTCTTTTAGATAAATCTAAAGATGTCTAATATTTACACTTAGctaattttatagaaatttcGATAAGATTCTAGAATAGTTAGTATTGCttcaacttcaacaactttGACTAGACATTTTAAATTTGTCTTTCGTAATTTGTCTTTCGTATTGTCACGTAATAGAAACACATTGTTATTGTGCTATATTTGTAACCTTTTGTATTGTCCTTCAAAGACTCTCTAACAATATGTATAGCCTTTCCTTCAATCTCTTTCAAATCCTTCAACTATGAATCGGCAGCCAAATATGAGGTTATTCATATAAAGCATCATCGAGATGAGCCAACAACAAAATTCTTAATTTAAATTCACAAATACAAATTGTAATCTAGAGCTTGAATTCACCAAGATGATGACAACTtgaccattttcttttttttttttttttttcagattagCACACGAAACAACAATTAATTTTGCATACATATCAATATCACATAACATCACATTACCATTTGCTATGTTCTCTTAATACTGAGACTTGTCGAGGCTATCAAAATACGGATGGTCTAGAGCTGCTTTCGCTGAGATTCTGTCTGCTGGATTATATTGAAGCATTTTCTGCAATGTGCACAAGAAACAAAGCAAATTAATACATAATAAAACCATTATATTTGCAGGCAAAACTAGCAATTAGATAGAGTGTTGAAATGGCCTCAAATCTGTTATCTGACACTTCAAACGGCCTAATACGGGGGTCTTGCTGCCCAGTCAACGAGTTGGGGTCCAGGGGTGCTATATAATTATGACCCTAAGGTTTAGAGAAGTGTGCTATATAAACTTTCTAATCCTAGAGGGCACCATTTTATTCTGTAATTTgtaacattctctctaataagaTCGTTCTTCCTCTACCTCGTGGATATAGttcacactgttagtgaaccataTAAATCTAtgtgtcaattttttttctttttttacattttttgtattctttaattgtcgatttcgtaacatAGAGGAAAACTTCCTCCAAAGGACTATAACTGCAATACAAGTTTGGCGTGAGCATTACACCCATGTTGCCCGCTTCCAACTCTATCATGCTCAAGGATCAAATCTAGAATTGTGGCTATTAAATCTTTATACAGTCTAAATCCTACAAAGAAACTGTAAGTTATCGCCATTTGTGAATAAATTTAGTGGAAGAGATTACATGACCCAAGAAAATGCAGAAGAATGACTCAACTAAGAAGATAAATTGGACATAAAAGAAGATTCTTACTTCAAATAATATTCTaggaacaaaaaagaaaaatggcgTTCTATTTTCTCTAATATGTCATCAAACAGCATACTTCATGCAAGTTCAGGGAGTATCATTTtctaaaaatggaaaatgaagataATAGCATTCCCACCCCTACATTCCTGATGTTGGAATGAATAGTTATTGTTGATTTAATTCATTGTGTAGCAGACTCTCAAACTTGTTCAAGTATGTGTGAATAGTTTGTTTTGATATCGTTATCCTTGCCTAGATTAAACTTTAAAGAGTGCAAAGCACTTGAATTGGGGCTTGATGATCATGGTGAGCTGACAATTAAATAGATTGAATTTTTTCACTGAAGATTGAATCTCATTGACTGGTAGCAGATCAAGATAGACTCTAAACTTGCACTGCAACCATGTTATGGCCAACCGCCCAAGGCTGTTAACAGCAAGCAGCTTAGCAATGATATCAACAACGATGACCAGAGACCCAGTAATGTATGGATGAAAGTGCACCTTCCTTTAGAACAGTAACTACATAAGATTTCGTTGATGAACACCTCTGCATTGAGTCATTGACCGTCCTCTAGTGATCTAAGAAGTAGATAGGCAATATTTTCCGGAGGACCAACCTAATGAAGAACATAAAAATTGGCAGTGGAACAGGTCCCAAGACGGACAGAAACCTTGGAGCAACATTGGGTGCAACCCAATAGTTGAAGCATGAATGCACAAGATGGCATAGTGCCCTATCTATTCTATTTCGAAATTTGTCGAGTGAAGAGAGCAATTTCAACAGTAGGAAAGGTGTACCCTATATGATCAATGGAATTAGACATTCTAGCACTAACAGAGGGTTGACTCTGGACGACTTGATTAGATTAAAAAGTCTACACCAGAAAAACCAAACGATGCAAATAGGCCAATGAGAATGAGATAAGATTGTGGCTTGGAGCTAATTGTAATCCAACCGAGAAAGGGACACAGAGTAGCTACTATGAAAGCTCCCTCCTTATGAACTATGAGCAATTACTATAGGAATTGTACGAAAATTTCAGACAAAGTAGTCAGTCTCTAAGTGGGTCTGATACGATGTATGATCAGCAGAGAGTGAACTTCGGCAGTGGCATATTCCCAAGAAATCAAGTAAAAAAGTGACCACCCTGTTGGTTATCTCACTGAAGTGGTTTTCTTTGCTCTTAAAAGTTGAAAGGCAACTGAATAAGCTCACTCCTAGTTTTATTATCTTCAGCTTTCATCTCGTGTACAACTGATTCTATTCCTTCTACAGTTACATACCCTGCTAATCAGTACCCAAAATCTGCagcatttattattttttttttcaagactAAAAAGTTTTCCAGATTAAGTTGGTTCTACTACGGGAACGAATTTATCAATTTGAGCAATgtataaaaatagttttgaacaaTATAACGTAAAAGGAACAAGCAAGATTACCGAGAGAAGGTCAACACCCTCGGGTTCCAGGGATGGAACTGCACGTGTCAGATTCTGAGGCTCCCATTGAGGATAGACATGCCAATCCCTCAAAGAACTAACTCCAGGCCATTGTTTCTCGGTGGGAGTACCTAGCAGCCTATGAGACAAAACGTCAAACACGTACATGGCTACGAAAACTGTAAGCTCGAAGTGAGACGAGGTCAAAGAGAAGTAAGCACCTAAAAATGTGAAGCAACTGCTGGAACTCAGAATCTCCAGGGAACAGTGCCTGCCTTCTCACCATTTCAGCTGGCATTTTCCCAAACAATGGATAAAAAACAATGAGCAATTTGATCGAAAAATAACGGCAAACAAGACGGTGACAACAAATTCACCATtacaatgaaaaagaaaattaaagcgTAAGATATTACCAAAGATGCAACCAACAGACCACATATCGACAGCAGTAGAGTAATGAGTGGATCCAAGGAGAACCTCAGGAGCACGATACCAGAGAGTAACAATTTCATGAGTGTAGCTCTTAAGAGGGACAGTAAAAGCACGTCCAAGGCCAAGATCAGCAATCTTCAAAACACCTTTACCCTGATCCAGAAGTAGATTCTGCGGCTTGAGATCACGGTGAAGAACGCCATGACTATGACAATGCGCAACGCCCTTACAGAGCTGAAACAGGAAACTCTGAACTAGAGAGGAAGGAAGAGGCCTAGGATTGGGGCCTTTACGATGCGAATCGATGTACTTCTTGAGATCAGTGTCGAGATACTCGAATACAAGGTAGAGAAGAGGCTTACCACTTTTATGGTGATGAACATGTTCGACACAAAGAAGACGAACGACATAGAGAGATTGAGAAAGCAATTGTAGAAGAGAAACCTCACGAAGTGCGGTCGGTGGAACGCCTTCTTCGTCCATTTCAAGGCGAGTTTTCTTGAGAGCAACGAGTTGGCCAGTCTCCTTGTCTTTGGCCTTGTACACCTTCCCGTAAGTTCCTTCACCGACCTTTTCGAGCTTCTCGTACTTCTCCATGGCTGCTGATTCTGATCCTTAATCGTCTTCTTTGTGAAGatcaatttattgaaaatgatGGAATGATTTTTGGTAATTGGATCGTGAAACTGACAATTGACAAGCAATGGATGAACCCTAAAATgggtttcaaatttaaaaagccgctcctctctctctctctactcCGTGGTTTGtactttttttcaaatttatacaaAAGGGAGGGAAATGTTACAACCGGTTAGATCCATTGATGTCACGTGGCGCTTCTTAGTGAATTGACGGTCATATTAATAAAGTAATcgttaaaatattattgttgttgtccTTGTTTGAGCCATAATAAGGCATAATAAATCAATGGTAATAAAAAAGTGCAAAATAATTGACGAACAGAGATTACTCAATCTGTCTAATAAATCAATGGTAATAAAAAAGCGCAAAATGATTGATGAGCAGATGTGCTCAATCCAATTGTATTTAAAATGTATGTGATATCGTTACCGATATTGTTACTATTACAATATAAGAATCATGCCAATGAAAttttattacaattacaataatttttatCACGGATTGATAAATATGATCTTAATACAATAGGGGTGGGAGTTTCGAGTGACAAATCTCTTGATTATTATACTTATacttcttttatttatctttgTCTCTCTATATTTCCAAAATCTCTATTTTCAATCCTTGTATTTTTAAAAGtgatcattttcatattttactttcattttaagaatcaaaatatcacttcttaaaaatatatgattaaAATGTACCATAATCGAAAACTAGAATGTATAAAGATTATATTGAATCAAagttaaaaagtatataaaccaaaatgaatatttttaatgtacaaatatataaaccaaatggcactaaaaaaaaaaaagaatataagccaaaacaaaaattaaaagcacatttgaacctaaaaaaaaagtatatatatatatatatatatgattggAACCTAAAATTTAGGATATTAGTCCTTATCTCAAAGTTAAAAAGTACTGTAAATTCAACCATCTAATGATAATTGACGTATATCCTCATACCATCAAGATCGAAAGTAAATCACATttgttgtatttatttatatttaaaaaacatgTAATATCAAAAACAAGTATGACCATTTaacaactatttcatttttcagttttgaaaATTAGGCTAGGTGTTCTCAAAATTGTCAATTctttttgatatttgaattcttaactaaattctaaTACAGAATACGGGATTTCATGTTACGAAAATAAGAGattcaaatttatcaaaattaaacagaatatcagcaaatttgaaaattggaagGTTGTGTTCAACCCTCAACTTCGCTATTAAATCTTTAGAGTCAAAATTTCTCAGTTGAACTATATCCTCTTCCTTTTCATGGTCTGGTTTAACAAAGACAGACCATGAGCAAGGAACATGAATCCAAGGATGAAAAAGAAAGAGTATTTATTCCACAACCTAGCATAGCCATTGCTAGTCTTCTCGCTCTGTTAATTGTAAAAACATAATCTTACTCGGATAACTGAACTTCCCATGCCACAAGCTTAGCAATCGACAACTTCAATTAGGGTCGTCTCGTAGTCGCTGGGAGCCTCGTAACCATGGAGATTGATAACAGTTGCAGCAACATTGGCCAGCCCTCCATTAGGAACATCACTACGGAATCTAACTCCAGGGGCCAGTCCCGGGCCTCCAATTGCAATAGGAACCTATATGTTCAGAGATTCAACCAAAACAAAGTTAGACACCTCTAGattctatttttccatttcCAAACCGCTTGCTTCTTCAAACTAAGAATAATTTCAAATGTACCACCATGGTAATTCGACCACAGATCTCGAAAATAGTTGTTCAAGAGAACTACAAGGACAACATAATTTGCAGTCTATACTAATCTAGTACTTTTATGAATTTGCTGGTGAGAGGCAAAAAACTTACCGGCTGAAGAGTGTGAGAAGTGAGGATTTGAATTTTGCCACTTTTGTCAAGAAGAGGCTCCCCGGACTTGTTTCTCTTCACCATGTCCTCTGCATTTCCATGATCTGCAGTGACGACGTAAATTCCCCCTACTTGTTCAATTGCATCGATGATCATCTGCAACCAAAGCTCTCCAAAAGTAAGCAAATAGGGACAGGGGGTCGAAAATGATCATCAATGTACAGAAGTGGGTTTGGGTATAGAAATGTAATGCTTTGCATGCCCGGACAGAGAAACACCAGAATCCAATATCAAAGTAATAAAATCAAGTACTGGAAAAATCTAACACATACCTTTACAGCATCATCAGCAGCCTTGCAAGCTACAACTGTGGCCTCAATATCACCAGTGTGTCCAACCATGTCACCGTTTGGCAGATTAACACGTACCTATTTACACATGTAAACCGACAAGCGGACAAGTCAGAACAAAATCCAACTAAGATATTCAGAGGATATGTGAAAAGTTAATTGCATACCTGCTGGAATTTCCGGCTAAGAATAGCATCTCTTGCCTTCTCAGCGATCTCTATAGCCTTCATCTTTGGCTGAACATTAAAAGTGATCCCAGAATCACTAGGAATCTCCACATATTCCTCCATTTCTGGGTTGAAATATCCAGAACGGTTTCCATTCCAGAAGAAGGTAACATGACCAAACTTGACAGTCTCACTGTATTAGTGGGGGAAAATAATAGTTCACATcaaatttagtaatttaaaaaGGTAATGTTTCATAAAACTATGTATAAGagatcaattttgatttcaaagaGACAACTGACTTGTGCACAAGAATAAAATTATCAACACAGATGCAAAAATATAAATGGATATATAGATCAATCAGAACCACAATGGACAATAACTTCGCTA
The nucleotide sequence above comes from Benincasa hispida cultivar B227 chromosome 3, ASM972705v1, whole genome shotgun sequence. Encoded proteins:
- the LOC120073330 gene encoding cell division control protein 2 homolog C, which encodes MEKYEKLEKVGEGTYGKVYKAKDKETGQLVALKKTRLEMDEEGVPPTALREVSLLQLLSQSLYVVRLLCVEHVHHHKSGKPLLYLVFEYLDTDLKKYIDSHRKGPNPRPLPSSLVQSFLFQLCKGVAHCHSHGVLHRDLKPQNLLLDQGKGVLKIADLGLGRAFTVPLKSYTHEIVTLWYRAPEVLLGSTHYSTAVDMWSVGCIFAEMVRRQALFPGDSEFQQLLHIFRLLGTPTEKQWPGVSSLRDWHVYPQWEPQNLTRAVPSLEPEGVDLLSKMLQYNPADRISAKAALDHPYFDSLDKSQY